The following proteins are encoded in a genomic region of Rhinoraja longicauda isolate Sanriku21f chromosome 28, sRhiLon1.1, whole genome shotgun sequence:
- the LOC144607158 gene encoding E3 ubiquitin-protein ligase TRIM62-like: protein MATGLAQDALGEELTCAICLEIYTDPVVLDCKHSFCCVCIEETWNEVNVANYSCPECRAEYSERPALEKNFKLANIVQRYLALEVSQNAILCNYCTQKRRPAVKTCLKCEASMCAEHLRHHTESAVFKNHLLVDPTADVSRWKCTEHQELLKIYCKDDQVCVCTLCTLIGKHKDHSCESIGEGEKELRNHLQHQLQKIRDNVEAVQLALSNLHKEKRNAQSVKRNVQVKIKAKYETLRKHIDKEERRVLRFLESEHICLATEIDGKISELEGKVKDFEKSFSDLGELLKHNEELSFIQQLNSMADRLKEASEPFVTETPTFDLGKTVVERLADWVQGQYVAAPPPTLGSNFLVSMYGQTPSMDPRTAFPHLILSIGNLSVLGSKHRQPYPDSPKRFDYWWQVMCTERVSCGRCYWEVEVGGERRRWDIGVCYESLSRKGEGKECSLGQNKESWCLYSEPGSLAALYDDNVTRLTVPMPSRVGVYVDFEAGIISFYSVVDKRLFLLHTFRQQAFTKPLHPALGVADFTTSLALCTLK from the exons ATGGCAACAGGCTTAGCCCAGGACGCTTTAGGGGAAGAATTAACTTGTGCAATCTGTTTGGAGATCTACACGGACCCTGTGGTACTCGACTGCAAGCACAGCTTCTGTTGTGTTTGCATCGAGGAGACCTGGAATGAGGTGAACGTAGCCAACTACTCGTGTCCCGAATGCAGGGCGGAATACAGCGAGCGCCCAGCGCTGGAGAAAAACTTCAAGCTGGCAAATATTGTTCAAAGGTACCTGGCTCTGGAGGTCTCCCAGAATGCGATTTTATGCAACTACTGCACTCAAAAACGGCGACCGGCTGTAAAAACCTGCCTCAAGTGCGAAGCCTCGATGTGTGCCGAACATCTGAGGCATCACACCGAGAGTGCGGTGTTCAAGAACCATCTCCTCGTCGACCCCACTGCCGACGTGTCCCGGTGGAAGTGCACGGAGCACCAGGAGCTGCTGAAGATTTACTGTAAAGATGACCAAGTGTGTGTCTGCACCCTGTGCACTTTAATCGGGAAACACAAGGACCACAGCTGCGAGAGCATTGGCGAGGGAGAGAAGGAGCTGAGG AATCATTTGCAACATCAGCTCCAGAAAATCCGAGATAACGTCGAAGCTGTTCAATTAGCTCTGAGCAACCTTCACAAAGAGAAGAGGAATGCACAG AGCGTAAAAAGAAATGTACAAGTGAAAATTAAAGCGAAGTATGAGACCCTGAGGAAGCACATCGacaaggaggagaggagagttctGCGATTCCTGGAAAGTGAGCATATTTGCTTAGCTACGGAGATTGATGGCAAAATCAGTGAGCTGGAAGGGAAAGTGAAAGACTTTGAAAAGTCATTTTCCGATCTCGGTGAACTTCTGAAGCACAATGAGGAGCTTTCATTTATCCAG CAGCTGAATTCGATGGCAGACAG ATTGAAGGAAGCTTCTGAACCGTTCGTGACAGAGACTCCAACCTTTGATCTGGGTAAAACTGTTGTGGAAAGGCTTGCAGACTGGGTCCAGGGAcagtatgtggcagcacctccaCCAACTCTGGGTAGTAACTTCCTGGTCAGTATGT ATGGACAAACTCCGAGTATGGATCCCCGTACGGCGTTTCCACACCTGATCCTGTCCATTGGCAACCTCTCTGTGTTGGGTTCCAAGCACCGGCAGCCTTACCCTGACAGCCCCAAGAGGTTCGACTACTGGTGGCAGGTTATGTGTACAGAGAGAGTAAGCTGTGGCCGCtgctactgggaggtggaggtgggcggAGAGCGCCGCCGCTGGGACATCGGTGTGTGTTACGAGAGCCTGAgccggaagggagaggggaaagaatgtTCTCTGGGACAGAACAAGGAATCATGGTGCCTGTACTCGGAACCTGGCAGTCTTGCAGCCTTGTACGATGACAACGTTACCAGGCTGACTGTTCCCATGCCCAGTAGGGTGGGTGTGTATGTGGACTTTGAAGCTGGAATTATTTCCTTTTACAGTGTCGTGGACAAGAGATTATTTCTGTTACACACCTTTCGGCAGCAAGCGTTCACTAAACCCCTGCACCCAGCACTGGGAGTGGCCGATTTCACCACCTCCCTGGCACTGTGCACTCTTAAGTAA